The stretch of DNA GACACCGTCATAGAACAATGTGAACAGGGCGTGGACTATATGACGGTCCACGCCGGCGTCCTGCTCCGCTACGTGCCGCTGACCGCCAACAGGGTCACCGGCATCGTGTCCCGGGGCGGGTCCATCATGGCGGGATGGTGCCTGGCGCACCACCAGGAGAACTTCCTGTACACGCATTTCGATGAGCTGTGTGAGATCTTCGCCAAGTACGATGTCGCGTTCTCGCTGGGTGACGGCCTGCGCCCCGGTGCCACCGCCGATGCCAACGACGCTGCGCAGTTCGCGGAACTCGACACGCTGGCTGAGCTTACGGACCGCGCCTGGAAACATGACGTGCAGGTCATGGTGGAAGGGCCGGGCCACGTCCCGTTTCATCTGGTGCGGGAGAACGTGGAGCGCCAGCAGCAACTGTGCAAGGGCGCGCCGTTCTATACGCTGGGGCCGCTGGTCACCGATGTGGCCCCAGGCTACGACCACATCACCTCAGCCATCGGCGCCACCGAGATCGCGCGCTACGGCACCGCCATGCTCTGCTACGTCACACCCAAGGAGCATCTGGGACTGCCCGACAGGGACGATGTGAAGACCGGAGTCATCACCTACAAAATCGCCGCGCACGCCGCCGACCTGGCCAAGGGCCACCCCGGGGCGCACGAACGGGACGACGCCCTGTCCAAGGCCAGGTTCGAGTTCCGCTGGCGGGACCAGTTTGCCCTTTCACTTGACCCCGAGACGGCCGAAGCCTTCCATGATGAAACCCTTCCGGCCGAGCCCGCCAAGACGGCACACTTCTGCTCCATGTGCGGGCCGAAGTTCTGCTCGATGCGGATCAGCCAGGACATCCGCAATGAGTACGGATCCGCGGAAGCCCAGGCCGCGATAGCCGAAGCGGCATCCGGGATGCGGGAGAAGAGCCAGGAGTTCCTGGAATCCGGCGGCAAGGTGTACCTTCCCGAGCTGAAAGTCCCGGCCGGCAGCTAAGCCTGCCGCCGGCGGCGACCGGCGATTGCCTGTGACCGGCCCGAGCAGTCAGGACGCCCGGGCCGGTTCACTCCGGCTGACTTCGGCGAGGAACTGCCGGATGGCCCGGTTGCCGTCGGCTGAGTCGTGGGGCCGGTGCCCGCCGGCGGCGACACGGTGCAGGGCACCGGTTTCCTGCAGATACCCGGCAATCTCTTCGTAGAGCGGTTCCCACCCCCCGGTCAGGACAAGGGTAGGGACGCCCGGAACGATGTGAAGCGGCGCTTCCCATGACGGTGACTGCAGCCGCAGCCGGCGGGCTGAGCGCTTCTCCTCCAGGGTTGCCGGCTGGTGCAAACCCGCGGCGTAGACGCGGCGGACGAACTCCCGCTGGAAGTCCTCGTCGCTGAGCTGGTGGCGGACGTCAAACAGCGGCTTCATCATCCGGATGTGGGCGGCTGTTGCGGGCAGCTCCGCGGTGAGGGAAAGGCAGGCCGGCTCCACCAGGGTCAGCGAATGAACGAGGTCCGGGCGCTCCACGGCCGCCATCATGGCCGGAATGGCTCCCTGTGCGTGAGCCACCACGTGTCCTCCGGCAGCACCGCGCCCGTCATCGCCCAGGGAACGCAGCACGATGGCCGTGTCCTCCGCAAAGGAGGACTCCAGGGGTTCGGCGGTGCTGTGGTATCCGTGCCGGCGGAGGAACAGCGCATCGTACATCAGCGCCATGCCGTGCTGCCGGGGCCAGGCGGCGGCGCCGAAAGTCCCCGAGCCGTGCACGAACACTACCCTCTGCTTAAACATCCCCCAACCCTATTCCACCGCACCGGCATCTTAACTAAACAGCGCCAGGTGTCGTTGGGACGATTCCAACAACACTTGGCGCTGTTTGCCGCTAATTTCGGGGAGGTTCCTATTTGCCCAGGAACTTGTCGAAGCCCTTGGGCAGATTCAGCTGGGACGGGTCAAAGTCACCCGACTGCTGGCCGAAGGAAGCTCCGGTGGGCAACGCCTTCGCGGCGTTCGCCCGGCGTGCCTCGGCGTCCTTCCGCTCCTGGGCAGCCTTGGCCGGGTTGCCGGACTTCGCCTTCTTCTTGGGTGCATTCTTCGCGTTCTTCCGTGCACCTCCGCCGGCGCCCGGCATGCCTGGCATCCCGGGCATGCCCGGCATGCCGCCCTGGGCCATCTTCTTCATCATCTTCTGAGCCTGTGCGAAGCGTTCCAGCAGCCCATTGACCTCGGAGACGTGGACACCGGAACCACGCGCAATACGGGCACGGCGCGAACCGTTGATGATCTTGGGGGCCACGCGTTCGTGCGGCGTCATGGACCGGACGATTGCTTCCACGCGGTCGATCTCGCGTTCGTCGAACTGCTCCAGCTGCTGGCGGATGTTCTGGGCGCCAGGCATCATCATGAGCATTTTCTTCATGGAGCCCATGTTGCGGATCTGCTGCATCTGGGCCAGGAAGTCGTCCAGGGTGAAGTCTTCCTGGTCGGCGAACTTCTTCGCCATCCGGGCAGCTTCGTCTTTGTCCCAGGACTTCTCGGCCTGCTCAATGAGCGTGAGGACGTCGCCCATATCCAGGATGCGCGAGGCCATCCGGTCCGGGTGGAACAACTCAAAGTCGTCCAGGCCTTCACCGGTGGACGCGAACATGACGGGCTTGCCGGTGACCGAGGAGACCGACAGCGCGGCACCGCCGCGGGCATCGCCGTCGAGCTTGGACAGGACGATGCCGGTGAAGTTGACGCCCTCGTCAAACGCCAGGGCCGTGTTCACGGCGTCCTGGCCGATCATCGAGTCAATGACAAAGAGGACTTCGTTGGGCACGATGGCCCGGCGGATCTGGCGCGCCTGCTCCATCATGTCCGCATCGACGCCGAGGCGGCCCGCGGTGTCCACGATAACGACGTCGTGCAGTTTCTGGCGGGCTTCCTCCACGCCGGCCCGGGCGACAGCCACGGGATCGCCGGCCGGATGTTCCAGCTCGGTTGAGGTGGCACCGGGGTGCGGGGCGAAAACAGGCACGTTGGCCCGCTGGCCCACCACCTGCAGCTGGGTGACGGCGTTGGGCCGCTGCAGGTCACACGCCACCAGCATGGGGCTGTGGCCCTGGGACTTCAGCCACTTGGACAGCTTGCCCGCAAGGGTGGTCTTGCCCGCGCCCTGGAGGCCGGCCAGCATGATGATTGTGGGGCCGTTCTTGGCCAGGCGGATGCGCCGGGTCTCGCCGCCGAGGATCTCCTTGAGTTCCTCGTTGACGATCTTGACGATCTGCTGGCTGGGGTTCAGCGCCGCTGAGACCTCGGCGCCCAGCGCACGTTCGCGCACGCGGCTGGTGAATTCCCGCACCACGGGAACGGCAACGTCCGCGTCCAGCAGGGCGCGGCGGATCTCCCGGACGGTGGCATCGACGTCGGCCTCCGTCAGGCGGCCCTTGCCGCGGAGATTCTTGAAGGTTGCTGTCAACCGGTCAGAGAGTGAATTGAACACGCGCCGTGAACTTCTTTCAGGAGATGATCGGGACTCGACTATCTAGGGTACCAAGTCGGGCACGCCAGATGGCATGCTGGCAAAATGACGAGCCAACCAACTGTCAAGACCCTGCTCATCCTCGGCGCCTCAGGCGACCTCACAGGCCGGCTGCTTCTGCCGGGGCTGGCCCGCCTGGTGGCCGCCGGCCGCGCTGGGGGCCTCCGCCTCGTGGGCGCCGGCTCCGACCCCTGGACACCGGAACAGTGGCGGGAACGGGTGCAGTCCTCCTCCGCCGCAGCTGCGGACACCGCGGGGCCGGACGGAAGGGACGCGCTGGCCGCGCTGGCAAAGGACACTGTGTACCACCAGCTCGATGTCACGGCTGCCGGCGCCCTTGCGTCCCTGCTGGAAAGCCTCGACGGCCCCATCGCCGTCTACTTCGCGCTGCCACCCCGCATCAGCCAAATGGCGTGCGAGGCACTGCGCCCCGAAGAGGTGCCGGCAGGGACGCGGCTGGTGATGGAGAAGCCCTTTGGCTCCAGCGAGGAATCGGCGCGGTCCCTGAACAGGACGCTTGCCCGGCTGGTACCGGAGGACCACATCCACCGCGTGGACCATTTCCTGGGGAAAGCCACGGTCCTGAACATCCTGGGGCTGCGGTTCGCCAACAACTTCCTGGAACCGGTCTGGAACCGGCGCCACGTGGAGAAGGTGGAAATCTTCTTCGACGAAGATCTCGCCCTGGAGGGCCGGGCACGGTACTACGACGGTGCCGGCGCCCTGAGGGACATGATCCAGAGCCACCTCCTGCAGGTGATGGCCCTCCTGGCCATCGAGCCGCCGGCAACCCTGGGTGAGCGGGACCTGCGCGACGCCATCGCGTCCGTCCTTCGCGCAGCCAGCGTTGCTCCGCCCTTTACCGGTTCCACCCGGCGGGCCCGCTATGGTGCGGGCACCGTGGGAGGCAAGACGGTGCCCGATTATGCCCGCGAGGACGGCGTGGACGCGGACCGCGGCACAGAGACACTGGCTGAAATCCGGATTGGAATCGACAACTGGCGCTGGAACGGCGTTCCCTTCATCCTCCGGTCCGGCAAGGCCCTTGGTAAGAAGCGGAAGGAAGCTGTGATCACCTTCCTTCCGGTGCCGCACCTGCCGCAGGGATTCACGGGCGTCGACTCCCCCAACCAGCTGAGGATCGGATTCGGCCCGGACACCCTGGAGTTCGATGTTGACGTCAATGGCCCCGGAAACATTTTCAGCCTTGGCCGGGTCACCCTCGAGGCGGAGCTGAGCGCCTCGGACCTCCTTCCCTACGGTGAGGTCCTTGAAGGTGTGCTGACCGGTGACCCGTTGCTGTCGGTGCGCGGTGACACCGCCGAGGATTGCTGGCGGATCGTTGAACCGGTGCTGCAGGCCTGGGCGCAGGGTTCGGTTCCCCTTGAAGAGTACGACGCCGGGTCGGCGGGTCCGGCGGCCTGGGCCACCTCCCGGGAAGGGCAGTGAGCGGAGGCCGGCTTTAGGGTCGGCGCGCACCCCCTTAAACGCCGAAGCGGGGTGGGCGGGAACCTTCCGGTTCCCGCCCACCCCGCTTCCGTCTGCCCGTGCTCCCCCTGTGGAAGGAGCCGGCCGAAGGACTGCCCTAGATGGCGGCTACGCCGCGTTCGCCGGTCCTGACCCGGACTGCCTCAAAGACGTCCATGGTCCAGACCTTGCCGTCACCCGCCCTGCCGGTGTTGGAACTGGCGATGATGACGTCCAGGATGTCATCGGCCTGCTCGTCCGTAGCCAGCACCTCTACCCGGATCTTGGGCAGGAGGTCCACGTTGTACTCGGCTCCGCGGTACACCTCGGTGTAGCCCCGCTGCCGGCCGTAGCCGCTGGCTGCGCTGACCGTCAGGCCCTGCACTCCGTAGGCCTCCAGGCCTTCCCGGATGGCTTCAAGCTTCTCGGGCCTGACGATTGCGGTGATCAGTTTCATGCCCCCACGCTTTCCTTGCCTGTTGCGGTTTCTGACTTCTTGGCATCTGCTGCGGCGCTGCCGGCGGTTTCTGCCTGGTTCTTGCCGGTGATCATGTCGTGCAGCGGCTGGAAGCTGCCGCCGTGTCCGGAGACGCCGAACTCGTAGGCGGTCTCGGCGTGCAGGCTGAGGTCCACACCCACCGTTTCCTGTTCCTGCGAGACTCGGAAGCCCATGGTCTTGTGGATGGCCAGCGCGATGATGGTGGTCATGACTGCCGAGTAGGCGATGGCGATGCCGGCAGCTGCGAGCTGGGCCCAGAGCTGGGCGAAGCCGCCGCCGTAGAAGAGGCCGCCGCCCGCACCGTCGGCGGGCAGTGCAATGAAGCCGAGCGCCACGGTGCCGATGATGCCTGAGACGAGGTGGACGCCAACGACGTCGAGCGAGTCGTCGAAGCCCCAGCGGAACTTGAGGCCGACGGCGAGTGCGGATGCCACGCCTGAGACCACACCGAGGCCGAGGGCACCGACGGGGCTGACGTTGGCGCAGGCCGGGGTGATGGCCACGAGGCCGGCGACCACACCGGACGCAGCGCCGAGGGACGTGGGGTGGCCGTCGCGGATCCGCTCGGTCACGAGCCAGCCGAGCATTGCCGCTGCCGGAGCTGCCAGGGTGTTGACCCAGATGAGGCCGCCCTGCTCGGCCGTGGTGGCGGCACCGCCGTTGAAGCCGAACCAGCCGAACCACAGGAGCGCAGCACCCAGCATGACGAACGGAATGTTGTGCGGGCGGTGGTTCGGGTCCTTGCCGAAGCCCTTGCGGTTGCCCACGATGAAGACGAGGATAAGCGCCGCTACACCGGCGTTGATGTGGACTACGGTGCCGCCGGCGAAGTCGATGGCTTCACCCAGTGCGGCGCCGACGGCGCCTTCTTCGCTGAAGAGGCCGCCGCCCCACACCATGTAGGCGAGGGGGCAGTACACCAGGGTTACCCAGACGGGGACGAAGACGCTCCAGGCACCGAACTTTGCCCGGTCCGCGATGGCGCCGCTGATGAGGGCTACGGTGATGATGGCGAACGTTGCGCCGAAGCCCACCATGATGAGGCCGTCAGGGGTGTCGATGTTCGCAAGGCCGAACTTAGCGAACGGGTTGCCCACCATCTGGAGGAAGCCCTCGCCGGAAGACATCGAGTAGCCCCAGAGGACCCAGACGACACCGACCATGCCGATGGAGATGAAACTCATCATCATCATGTTCAGTGCCGCTTTGGCGCGTGTCATGCCGCCGTAGAAAAATGCCAGCCCCGGTGTCATCAGCAGCACGAGTGCTGCGGACACCATGACCCAAACGTGACCTGCGGTAAGTTCCATGGTGCACGTCCTCTCTTCCGAATCTTGCGGAGTCCTCCGCCTGCCAACGCCCTTTGCGTCCTGTAACGAGTGTGTCGGCGGCGTGTTTCGCCCGCAGAGGATTTAGATTGCCGGACTGTTACAACAACCTCTAGGAAGTAAATGGTGCATATCCGCCTTGTTACGGTTGTGTTTCACCACTCCCGCCGGCAGCCGGCGGCCCACCCTGCAAGGAACTGTGCACCATGACGGCAGAAGCCCGCGCCAGCGGCACCGCTTCAAGGATCCTGGCCCGCCTGCGGCCCCGCCGGGACAAGCTTCCCCGCGATATCAAGGTGATGCTGGCCGCCGCGTTCCTGATCGCGCTGGGATTCGGGCTTGTTGCGCCTGTATTGCCGCAATTCGCCACAACATTCGGTGTGGGCAATACCGAGGCTGCCGTGATCGTGGCGATCTTTGCGTTCATGCGGCTGGTCTTCGCCCCGGCCGGCGGTGCCCTGATCGCCAAGCTCGGGGAACGGCCGGTCTATGTGTCGGGGCTGCTCATTGTGGCGGCCTCAACGGCGGCCTGCGCCTTTGCCGGGAGCTATTGGCAGCTGTTGCTGTTCCGTGGACTGGGCGGAGCGGGTTCGGTGATGTTTACGGTGGCTTCCATGGCCCTGGTGGTCAGGCTGGCGCCGCCGGAGAGCCGGGGCAGGGTGTCCGGCGCCTACGCCTCTGCGTTCCTGATCGGCAACGTCTGCGGACCGATAGTCGGCGGCCTGCTTGCGGGATTCGGCCTGCGGGTTCCGTTCCTTGCCTACGCGGCGGCCTTGGTCATCGCGGCAGCAGTGGTCCAGACGCAGCTGAGCCACCAGCGTCGCGGCTCCGGCCCGGCGGCCAAGCGGGCGCCGGACATGCCCTTCGGCGAGGCCCTGCGGACCGGGGCCTATCGGGCCGCGCTGGCCTCCAGTTTTGCCAACGGGTGGGCTACGTTCGGGGTCCGGATGGCCACCGTCCCGCTGTTTGCTGCAGCGGCCTTCGGCGCCGGTCCCGAGGCGGCCGGACTGGCCCTGGCGGTATTCGCGGCCGGCAATGCGGCGGCGCTTTCATTTTCCGGCCGCCTGGCAGATTCGCTGGGACGCAGGCCCATGATGATGTGGGGGCTGGCGGTGGCGGGGTTGGCCACCGCGGGCATCGGCTTCACCCAGAACCTGCCCTGGTTCCTCGCCGCTTCTGCGCTTGCCGGCGTCGGCTCGGGCCTGTTCGGCCCTGCCCAGCAGGCTGCCGTTGCAGATGTTATCGGCAGCGGCCGGTCCGGCGGCAAGGTGCTGGCGGTCTACCAGATGACGTCCGACGTCGGTGCGATCGTGGGTCCCGTCCTGGCCGGCCTGCTCGCGGACCGGCTGGGCTTCGGCTGGGCTTTCGGTGTCACGGGCGGGGTCCTGCTCTTGGCTGTCCTTGCGTGGCTGGCCACGCCGGAAACACTTCGGCCCGCCACGTCGCAGGACGCAGCGGGCCAAAAGAAGGATTAGCGGCTAGTTCAGCAGCGCGTCCACAAATTGCTCGGCGTCGAACGGAGCGAGGTCGTCCGCGCCTTCGCCCAGGCCGATCAGCTTGACCGGGACGCCGAGGCTCTTCTGGATCGCGACGACGATGCCACCCTTGGCAGTGCCGTCGAGTTTGGTCAGGACGATGCCGGTGATGTTGACCACCTCAGAGAAGACGCGGGCCTGGTTGAGGCCGTTCTGGCCGGTGGTTGCGTCCAGGACCAACAGGACCTCGTCCACTTCGGCAAGCTTTTCCACGACGCGCTTGACCTTGCCAAGTTCATCCATGAGGCCAACCTTGTTCTGCAGCCGTCCGGCGGTGTCGATCATGACGACGTCGACTTCCTGGTCGATGCCT from Pseudarthrobacter chlorophenolicus A6 encodes:
- the thiC gene encoding phosphomethylpyrimidine synthase ThiC, with amino-acid sequence MNTPNAVLPPAQNHPAGATPEAPVTQSLKSHSLAYIDDPQHGIRVPVTEIALEPSPNGQPNAPFRTYRTAGPGSDPVRGLSPFRSGWIEGRDDTEEYSGRARNLLDDGRSAVRRGAASAEWKGGRPVPRRAVDGRTVTQMHYARKGVVTPEMRFVALRENCDPELVRSEVAAGRAIIPANINHPESEPMIIGKAFLVKINANIGNSAVTSSIREEVDKLQWATRWGADTVMDLSTGDDIHTTREWLIRNSPVPIGTVPIYQALEKVNGEANALTWEIFRDTVIEQCEQGVDYMTVHAGVLLRYVPLTANRVTGIVSRGGSIMAGWCLAHHQENFLYTHFDELCEIFAKYDVAFSLGDGLRPGATADANDAAQFAELDTLAELTDRAWKHDVQVMVEGPGHVPFHLVRENVERQQQLCKGAPFYTLGPLVTDVAPGYDHITSAIGATEIARYGTAMLCYVTPKEHLGLPDRDDVKTGVITYKIAAHAADLAKGHPGAHERDDALSKARFEFRWRDQFALSLDPETAEAFHDETLPAEPAKTAHFCSMCGPKFCSMRISQDIRNEYGSAEAQAAIAEAASGMREKSQEFLESGGKVYLPELKVPAGS
- a CDS encoding MFS transporter; its protein translation is MTAEARASGTASRILARLRPRRDKLPRDIKVMLAAAFLIALGFGLVAPVLPQFATTFGVGNTEAAVIVAIFAFMRLVFAPAGGALIAKLGERPVYVSGLLIVAASTAACAFAGSYWQLLLFRGLGGAGSVMFTVASMALVVRLAPPESRGRVSGAYASAFLIGNVCGPIVGGLLAGFGLRVPFLAYAAALVIAAAVVQTQLSHQRRGSGPAAKRAPDMPFGEALRTGAYRAALASSFANGWATFGVRMATVPLFAAAAFGAGPEAAGLALAVFAAGNAAALSFSGRLADSLGRRPMMMWGLAVAGLATAGIGFTQNLPWFLAASALAGVGSGLFGPAQQAAVADVIGSGRSGGKVLAVYQMTSDVGAIVGPVLAGLLADRLGFGWAFGVTGGVLLLAVLAWLATPETLRPATSQDAAGQKKD
- a CDS encoding P-II family nitrogen regulator — encoded protein: MKLITAIVRPEKLEAIREGLEAYGVQGLTVSAASGYGRQRGYTEVYRGAEYNVDLLPKIRVEVLATDEQADDILDVIIASSNTGRAGDGKVWTMDVFEAVRVRTGERGVAAI
- the ffh gene encoding signal recognition particle protein, which gives rise to MFNSLSDRLTATFKNLRGKGRLTEADVDATVREIRRALLDADVAVPVVREFTSRVRERALGAEVSAALNPSQQIVKIVNEELKEILGGETRRIRLAKNGPTIIMLAGLQGAGKTTLAGKLSKWLKSQGHSPMLVACDLQRPNAVTQLQVVGQRANVPVFAPHPGATSTELEHPAGDPVAVARAGVEEARQKLHDVVIVDTAGRLGVDADMMEQARQIRRAIVPNEVLFVIDSMIGQDAVNTALAFDEGVNFTGIVLSKLDGDARGGAALSVSSVTGKPVMFASTGEGLDDFELFHPDRMASRILDMGDVLTLIEQAEKSWDKDEAARMAKKFADQEDFTLDDFLAQMQQIRNMGSMKKMLMMMPGAQNIRQQLEQFDEREIDRVEAIVRSMTPHERVAPKIINGSRRARIARGSGVHVSEVNGLLERFAQAQKMMKKMAQGGMPGMPGMPGMPGAGGGARKNAKNAPKKKAKSGNPAKAAQERKDAEARRANAAKALPTGASFGQQSGDFDPSQLNLPKGFDKFLGK
- a CDS encoding glucose-6-phosphate dehydrogenase encodes the protein MTSQPTVKTLLILGASGDLTGRLLLPGLARLVAAGRAGGLRLVGAGSDPWTPEQWRERVQSSSAAAADTAGPDGRDALAALAKDTVYHQLDVTAAGALASLLESLDGPIAVYFALPPRISQMACEALRPEEVPAGTRLVMEKPFGSSEESARSLNRTLARLVPEDHIHRVDHFLGKATVLNILGLRFANNFLEPVWNRRHVEKVEIFFDEDLALEGRARYYDGAGALRDMIQSHLLQVMALLAIEPPATLGERDLRDAIASVLRAASVAPPFTGSTRRARYGAGTVGGKTVPDYAREDGVDADRGTETLAEIRIGIDNWRWNGVPFILRSGKALGKKRKEAVITFLPVPHLPQGFTGVDSPNQLRIGFGPDTLEFDVDVNGPGNIFSLGRVTLEAELSASDLLPYGEVLEGVLTGDPLLSVRGDTAEDCWRIVEPVLQAWAQGSVPLEEYDAGSAGPAAWATSREGQ
- a CDS encoding alpha/beta fold hydrolase, which gives rise to MFKQRVVFVHGSGTFGAAAWPRQHGMALMYDALFLRRHGYHSTAEPLESSFAEDTAIVLRSLGDDGRGAAGGHVVAHAQGAIPAMMAAVERPDLVHSLTLVEPACLSLTAELPATAAHIRMMKPLFDVRHQLSDEDFQREFVRRVYAAGLHQPATLEEKRSARRLRLQSPSWEAPLHIVPGVPTLVLTGGWEPLYEEIAGYLQETGALHRVAAGGHRPHDSADGNRAIRQFLAEVSRSEPARAS
- a CDS encoding ammonium transporter, which encodes MELTAGHVWVMVSAALVLLMTPGLAFFYGGMTRAKAALNMMMMSFISIGMVGVVWVLWGYSMSSGEGFLQMVGNPFAKFGLANIDTPDGLIMVGFGATFAIITVALISGAIADRAKFGAWSVFVPVWVTLVYCPLAYMVWGGGLFSEEGAVGAALGEAIDFAGGTVVHINAGVAALILVFIVGNRKGFGKDPNHRPHNIPFVMLGAALLWFGWFGFNGGAATTAEQGGLIWVNTLAAPAAAMLGWLVTERIRDGHPTSLGAASGVVAGLVAITPACANVSPVGALGLGVVSGVASALAVGLKFRWGFDDSLDVVGVHLVSGIIGTVALGFIALPADGAGGGLFYGGGFAQLWAQLAAAGIAIAYSAVMTTIIALAIHKTMGFRVSQEQETVGVDLSLHAETAYEFGVSGHGGSFQPLHDMITGKNQAETAGSAAADAKKSETATGKESVGA